AGTTTAGATGATTTTAAAGCCTATGAAGCTACTTTTCACTTACTATCGGGTCGAAATAATGCACAAAGATTGGATCGAGCTATTAAGAATCTTCGCCAAGGAAAAGGAACAGAACATCAGTTAATTAAAGAATCTGAAGATGACTAAAAAATGAAGCTGGTATTTGACGAACAAGCTTGGGAAGACTACCAGTATTGGATTAAAACAGATAAAAAAATACTTAAGCGGATTAACTTATTAATCAAAGAAATCCCAAAAGAACCTTTTGATGGCATTGGCGACCCAGAACTACTCAAATACAATTGGTCTGGCTTCTGGTCTAGAAGAATAACCAAAGAGCATAGACTAGTTTATGCGGTTGAATCTAATTCAATTTTGATTGCTCAATGCAGATTTCATTATTAATAGTAAAAAGCTAATTTTAGTCATAGCGATCGCCTTTTCACAGAGCAAAAAATCAAAAACAGTAGCAAACGTTCCCTGAAAAGCTCATTGCCCTCTGCCAAAACTCCCGTTAAGCAAGATAATACTGAGACAGTAATCAGTAATCAGTAGTTAGTACATGAATTCTGTTAAACAAGTTGAGAGTAATTTATGGTTGGATAGTTGGCGCAGATATAAACGAGACAAGCCTGCTGTTTTTGGCTCGATAGTAATTCTAATTATTACTTTGGCGGTTGTTTTTGCTCCTCTTATCTATACTAATTCCGCTGATAAAATAGACTTCCTGGCTTCTTCTGCGCCTCCTAGCTGGGAACATCCTTTTGGTACAAATGATTTAGGGCAAGATCAATTAGCGAGAATTTTGCAGGGAGGCAGAGTATCTTTAACGGTGGGTATTGCTTCAATGCTGGTGGCGATATTTCTCGGTACAATTGTGGGCGCGATCGCTGGTTTTTATGGCGGTATTATTGATGGGATTTTAATGCGAATTACCGATTTATTTTTGGCATTACCTCAATTACCTTTATTACTTTTAATTGTTTATTTGTTTCGCGATTCGATTAAAAAAGTTGCAGGGGCAGAACTAGGCATATTTATTTTAATTGTCTTGCTGATAGGTGGATTAAATTGGATGTCGGTAGCTAGATTAGTTAGAGCAGATTTTCTCAAACTCAAAGAGTTAGAATTTGTCAGCGCAGCCAGAGCGATCGGTGCAAAACCAAGTCGGCTTATATGGACACATTTATTTCCTAATGTTTTAAGCGTCATTATTGTGGCTGCTACCTTATCAGTTGGTAACGCCATTATTACCGAATCTACCTTGAGTTTTCTAGGTTTAGGTTTTCCTCCTGATGTGCCAACTTGGGGGCGAATGTTATTTGAGGCAAAAGATTATTTAACTTCTGCTCCTTATATGGCAATTTTTCCCGGCATGGCAATATTTTTTACCGTATTAAGTATTAACTATATTGGTGATGGGCTTAGGGATGCTCTCGATCCGAAAAGATAAGTAGCAAGTAGCAAGTAGCAGATAGCAAGTAATAAGTAATAAGTAATAAGTAATAAGTAATAAGTAGCAAGTTAGATATAGTCAAGGTTTGAGGTCAACTAAATGGTGTCTTCACTTACGCTCATGTCTACTAGTATTCTACATTTGAAATTTATAGAGGCTAAAATAGCGGAATCTTCGCGCTCTATTTTAAAACCTATGAAACCTCAATTATTATCTGTAATCGTTATTTCAACAACTATTGCTTTATCTTTACCTGCTCAATCCGAAAGTTTAACTGATTTAAATCAACTTTTAAGTACTAAAAAGTGTTCTCAATGTGACCTAAATAGCTCTGGATTAGTACAGGCAGATTTGAAGGGGGCAGACTTGCTTCAGGCGGATCTAACGGGGGCAAATTTGAGTCAGGCAAATCTAACAGGAGCAAATTTAACGGGAGCAAATTTAACAGGAACATCCCTAAATGGAGCAAATCTAACGGGGGCAAATTTAACAGGCGCAAATTTGGCTGGTACAGATCTCAGAAATGCTTATGTAGGCAACACGAATTTGACCGAAGTCGATCTTGACTCTGCTCATTTAGAAGGAATTAAAGGTTTATCTGAGACGGCTGCATCGGCAGAACAGTTTCACCGTTGGGGAGTAAAAGAAGCAGCGCGGGGAAATTATAATGCTGCGATCGCCAATTACCGTAAAGCAATTAAAATAGATCCTGAATTAGCTCCATCTTACCTAGGATTAGCAATTATTGAATATAACTTCGATCGACGAGCAGAAGCTAAAAAAAATACGGCGATCGCAGCTAAGTTATTTAAAAAACAAGAACATCAACTAGGCTACAAAACTGCTACGGATTTTCAGCAAAAAATGGCTTTGATTCAGAAAGCAGAAGATAATGCAGAGCAGCAAGAAGGAGGAATGGGTAACGTAGGTAAATTTATAGGCAGTATTGGTTCATTATTGTTGCAATTTTTACTTTAGTCAGAGTTCGAGAGCTAGATTTTTAAGCTGCTCAACCAAGTAATCTTTACATAAAGTTTTTAAAAACCTAAATCTGCTTTGGCAACTTCTGCTGCTGCATATACCTGTTCATTGGGCATTTCTTCCCAGTCGGTACAGCCAATCTCGCGGTAGAATTGAGCATCGTAGGCGCGAGTTCTTACTACTACAGGCATTGGTACGGCATGACCTAAAATCAAAGCTTGTTGCTTGGAGTCTAGTTTAGCTAATACCGACTTTAAATTAGCTCCTCCGGAAACACCTGTAAAGATCGCCTCGATATCTTTTTCGTCGTTTAGTAAGCAGGTAACCCGTGTACCAATCTGGGACATGACTTCGTTATCAATTCCTGATGGACGCTGATCTACCACCAAAAGAGTAACAAAATACTTACGCATTTCGCGGGCGATCGTGCCAAAGATGGTTTGGTGGACAATACTAGAATCAAGGAAACGGTGCGCTTCTTCAATGGTAATTACTAACTGGCGGGGTTTATCGAGGGGGTTTTTGGTTTGTAAAAAGTGATCGGCTTTTTTGACGTAGCTGGAGTGAATACGACGAGTAATCATATTTGTTGCCAGCATATAGGACAGCATATTAGACTGAGAACCAAATTCGATGATAATATTTTTCCCTGCATCTAAAGCTTGAATCAATTGCTCAATATAGTTGTGGGGACAGGCTGAACGAATGTATTTTAGGCTATCTAGACGCATCAATTTGCGCTGCAAAGAAGAAATTGAACCTTGATGACCTTGTTTGGCTTCGCAGAACATTTTAATATCTTCGTTGGTCATATTTAGCAAACGCATGATCCAAGACTTACCATATTCGTTGTATAAGATGTTGGCGTTATCCATTGCTGCTTCAGATAGACCTAATTCGGAAGAGACTAACTTTAGGTCTTCAATTTCAATTTGATCGTAGCTAAGATAAAGTTCTTGGGCATCCCTAACGCCTCTGCGCTTGGTAGATTCGGGGTCAAGAGTATACATTTCTACTTTCCCTGGAAAAAGCTGACGCAAGCCTTTAACGGTGCTTACCTGCTTTCCTTCCTTCATTGCTTCCCAGCCGTATTCTGAGTGCATATCAAACATCAGATTGACTGCTGCATCCTTGCGAATAACTCCCGAAAGCAGAAGACGAGTGAGAAAAGATTTACCAGTTCCAGATTTACCGAAGATTCCATTACTACGTTCTACAAAGCGATCGAGATCGATACAGACAGGCACATTCATATCTAAAGGTTCACCAATAGAAAAATTGCGACGAAAAGGATCGTCTTCCCAACCAAAGACGCTGCGGAAATCATGTTCGGTAGCTTCGTAGCATTGACTAAAGTGGGCAGGAATTGTCTTGACGGGTAATAATTCCATATCAATGCTAGTTTGAGCTTGCAGAGAACCCAAACTTGTATCCTTATCTGGATCTATAGGTAAATTAGGAAAATCGCTCTGAGTGGCTGTGGGGGTAAACATCAGCATGGGGGAAAGAGCAACAGTACCATAAGTACCGCTTCCTGCTAAGACATCCCGTAAAAAAGTATCTTCAATAGGTGGAGGATTGGCAATAATGCGATCGCTCGAACACCCAAGAGATACATCAGTTAATAAGCAAAAGAAACGTGACCTTGTTCCTTGAATTACTAAAAATTTACCGACTCGCATATCTTCAACTGATACATCAGGGTGTAATCTTACTTCTAAGCCTTTGGTTAAAGAACCTTGAATTACTGAGCCTAAAGGGAGTTGCGAGTTCATACTTATACCTAATACGTTAAATTACCAATGCCTTTTACTACACTGGAAATATTTGACTACAATCTAGATTTAGTTTGAAAGGTCTGTCAAAACAAATCATTTTGCTACTAACATCATGAATTTCTGATTCATATAAACCATCTTGGAGTTGCAAACAAACAAATTTTTGCTCTTGAGGATCTATAATCCAATAATGCTCAATTCCTCTGGCAGCATACTCTGAACGCTTATATCTATAGTCTTTGTCACGATTAGCTTTTCCTGGAGAAACCACTTCGACTACCAAAACTGGAGGAGGCATATCTAGAGTCACAACAGCACGTTTGTACAGTTCTATTTCCGATAGTCCTTCAGGAGATAAAACAACTAAGTCAGGAATTCTGGCATTTACCCGATTGCCACTAGTAATTATTTCGGTTTTGAGAGAAATACGTTCAAAAGATATAACCTTAGCTATTTCCATTAGCAAATACATAGCTATTTTAGTATTTTGCCAAGATTCAGGTGGCATTTCTCGTAACTGTCCATTTTCTAATTCATATATTTTTTCCGAATCTACCTGAGAAAAATTTAGATATTCTTCTAAAGTAAAGCGATTAGATAGTAATTTTTGAGTTAGCATTTTTCAATTTAATACAAGGCATTCTCAGAATAAAATTTGTTTTAATTAGATTTTAGACTTTGGCAAATAATTGATATTTTTCTGGTAACTTAGGCTTATTCCGCTAATTTTAGCCGATTTTATTTTTATATCCTACCAAATTAAAATAAAGAGTTATTATGTCAACTACTAAAAAACTAACTTTACCCCTAATGGGTTGCGGGACTTGGGCGTGGGGAAACCGCCTGTTGTGGGGTTATGACGAAAGTATGGATAATCAGCTACAGGAAGTATTTAATCTCTGCGTGAATCGTGGCGTTACTTTGTTTGACACTGGAGATTCTTACGGTACGGGTAAGTTTAATGGTCAGAGTGAAAAGCTACTAGGGAAATTTGCACAAGAATATACAGGGTTGAATAAAAATGATATCTGTCTGGCGACTAAATTAGCTGCCTATCCCTGGCGATTAACTAGAGGTTCAATGGTAGCTGCGGGGAAAGCTTCAATACAACGGATGGGTAGGGTGGATTTAGCGCAAATGCACTGGTCAACGGCTAATTATTTTCCTTGGCAAGAATGGCAGCTTTTAGACGGCTTGGCAGACCTATACGAACAAGGATTGATTAAAGGAGTGGGACTATCTAACTATGGAACAAAGAGATTGAAAAAAGTAGCTGAGAAATTTAGTAGTCGCAACATTCCCATTGCAACTTTACAGGTGCAGTATTCTCTGCTTTCAACCTATCCTGTAACGGAATTAGATATCAAGACTACCTGTGACGAATTGGGTATTAAATTAATTGCCTATAGTCCCTTATGTCTGGGTATCTTAACAGGCAAATATACTGACCCTAGCACTTATCCCCAAGGCTTACGAGGCTTACTGTTTAAAAGACTAGTCCCCGAAGCCAAATCGCTTTTAGACTGTATGAGTGCGATCGCTTTATCCCGTGATAAAACCATGTCTCAAGTAGCGATTAACTGGTGTATTGCTAAAGGTGCAATTCCCATTCCTGGAGCAAAAAATATCAAACAGGCTCAAGAAAACATCGCTGCCAAAGACTGGAAACTAGACGCAGGAGAAATAGCAGAATTAGATCGTGCAGCAGCAAGGATAGACAAGCCAATGGTACAGAATGTCTTCCAAACTCGATAAGCGAACAACAATAAATGGCATTATATCAAAGTTTAAAATTAATACTTGACATTGGAGTATACTCCGTAGTTTAAGTTTGACATAGTTGTTTAATTTACAGGCAAGACACTATGCAAAATTCAACCAAAGCAAGCAAAAAAGATGAGGTAATCATGCAAGACATTCCCCAACAGATGAAAGCAATGGCTGTGGACGATTTCGGCGGTTCTGACAAGCTGACTTTGCACACCTTACCTGTACCTCCAGTGGAGGCAGGCGAAGTTTTGATTCGCATCGAGATCGCTGGAGTTGGCATCTGGGACGCGATGGAGCGCGAAGGTGATCTAGTATATAACGAAGTTCACTTCCCGCGCGTACTGGGTGGTGAATGTGCTGGCATCATTGCTGCTGTCGGCAACAGTGTCGAGCGTTTTGCCGTCGGCGATCGCGTTTACGCCCAAAGCTTCATGAACGATAAGGGCGGTTCCTACGCGCAATACGTCGTGGTGCCAGAAAAGAGCGTCGCGACCATTCCTGATGGCTTCGATATGATGATGGCGGGCGGTTTTCCCATCGCTGGTGCGACGGCGTTGCGTAACCTGGAGGCACTAGGCATCGATGACGAGACCCAACTGATGCTGTGGGGCGCGAGCGGTGGCGTGGGTCATGTAGCCTTGCAGCTTGCCAAACGGATGGGAGCGCGCGTCTTTGCAATCGCATCGGGCGATGACGGCGTGGCATTGTCTAAAGAATTGGGTGCTGACGAAACTGTTGACGGGCGTAGCGATGACGTGATCGAACGCGCTCGCGCCTTTGCACCCGATGGCTTTGATAAAGCGTTTCTGCTGATCATGGGCGACCAAGTGCAAGACTCGTTAGACTTGGTGAGGCAAGGCGGGAGGATTTCTTTCCCTAACGGCGTGATGCCCGAACCTGTAGCGCCCGACGGCGTGGAACTGACTAAGGCTGACGGCTATGGGGATGAGCGATTGTTCCGTCAACTCAACACCTTGGCCGAAATCGGCGACTTCCGAGTTCACATCGCGCAGACGTTTCCGCTCGAAGAGGTCGCGCAAGCGCAAGAAGCGATGAAAAAGCATTATCTGGGCAAAATCGTGCTGCGCGTGAGCGGCGAATAAGAGCCTGTCGAAAGGGCGCTATAAATCACCAACCTCTGCCCAACGATAAAGTTGAGCCGACGCAGATAACACTGAAATGCAGACCAGTAATCTCTCGCTATTTGGCTTCAAAACCTTGTTATCCCTTGCTTTCCAGGCGTTTTAGCTTTTCGACAAGATGGCACTTATACTCTTGAAGTTGAGCGATCTTCTCATCCATTTCTTCAATTTTTTTGCGAATTAGCCGCGCCTTATCTTCGTTTGAAAGTATGTCCCACTCATCCATCGATTGCTTAATTTCCCTGAGGGTAAATCCCAGGGCTTTTCCATGCTTGATAAACTCTAAACGCGACACAACTTCATCATCGTAGTTCCGATAGTTATTTTCTGCACGCTTGTTGTTTGAGTTGAGGAGTCCAGTCTTCTCGTAGAAACGAATTGTATCTTTCGAGAATCCTGTTTTTTGGGAGAGTTCGCTAATCAACATAAAACACTAAGGTTGAGAAGTTTAGAATTAGTACTTGACATTGGAGTATACTCCATAGTTTAAGTTTGACATAGTTCTTAAATTTACAGGTTAGACACTATACTATGCAAAATTCAACTAAAGCAAACAAAACTGTTATTATTACTGGCGCAACCAGTGGTTTAGGCTATTCCTGCGCTGAGGCGATCGCCAGATCTGGGCAAGACTGGCAGATCATCATCGCTAGTCGAAATCTGTCTAAAGTTGAAGAAGCCGTTCGTACCTTAATAGCTGAAACTAAATACCCAAATATTGAAGGTATGAGTCTTGATTTAGCATCCACAGCATCAGTACGTCAGTTCGTAAAAAACTTTCTTACTGGAGAACGTCCACCTTTACAGGCGATCGTTTGTAATGCAGGAATTTCACTCGTTTCAGACACGCTCTATACAGAAGATGGGTTTGAGATGACGTTTGGTGTAAACCATCTAGGACACTTTCTACTCGTCAATCTGCTTTTGCCCCAGATGAGCGATCGCTCTGGCATCGTATTTGTCAGCAGCAGCGTACACGATCCAGATGCCAATACTGGAATGCCTCACCCGCAATACCAAGCTGCAAAAGCCCTCGCATTTCCCACCGATGACGATAATAACGCCAACATCGGAAACACGGGGCGGGAACGCTATACCACTTCTAAGCTCTGCAATATTCTCTGTGCTTACGAGCTTTCCCGTCGCTTGCAAAAGCAACAGTCAAATATTACAGTTAATGCTTTCAACCCAGGTTTAATGCTCGACACAAAGTTTTATCGAGACTGCAGCGAATCAGAAATGTCTGCTTTCGTCGCAAATGTTCCACAGTCTATCATGGATAGCGCTAGAGACTCTAAAACAATGGGCAACGCTCTGGCTAGACTCATTCTCGACCCCTCACTTAATGGTACTACGGGTAAATATTTCGATGGACTGGAGGAAGTTCGATCTTCTGATGAATCCTACGATGAGAAGAAAGCAACCGAACTTTGGGAGTCCAGTGCAGAATTACTCAAGCTTTCACCTAAAGAAGCAACGCTTGTGCAATAAGCATTTGTTACTGCATACTGCTCTTTCATTCATTGTCTAGCAAAACCATCCCGTAGGCTTATCATACTAAATCCTATTCAAGTAGGTTACTTGACTGTTGGGTTAGGTAGTAGGTAGTAGGCAACTGTTTAATAAGTAACTGATTAATAAGTTGGAAATTTTAAGATACTTTTCCCAATCGAATTTAGTATCAATTTATCAAAATCGCGTATCTAGATCACAAAAAATTTCGGTAGGATCGCTTTGGAGAATTTAATTTTATGGCTGAGAAAGGGCTTGCCCGCATCTGTTGAAATACTACTTTTAGCAGAAGTCTCAGCCTTTTGCTTGCTTTGTAATTTTTCGTCGAACTCACGTTCTGCTGATTAAAACAAAGGCAATAGCAAAGAGAAAATAACTGCACCTAAAACCGCTGCCACAGGTAGGGTAATTACCCAAGCTAAAACTACAGACTTGATAGTTGACCAACGTACCTCTTGATTAGTAGAAATTAAACCAATGCCGATAACGCTACCAACTAAGGCATGGGAAGTAGAAACGGGTAAACCGATACGAGAGGCAAGTAGAATCGTAGTTGCAGTGGCGATCTCAGCGCAGAAACCAGTACTAGGTACTAGAGTAATAATATTCTCACCGACAGTAGCTATCACATTTTTTCCCTGTACGGCTAATCCTGCCACAATCCCTAAACCTCCCAAGACCAAAATCCAAATAGGAATTTCTAAACTGTTAATTGGTACTTCGTTGGTATGAAAAATATAGACTATGGCTGCTAAAGGCGCGATCGCATTGCCCACATCATTTGAACCATGAGCAAAAGCCACAAAACAGGCACTAAGCACCTGAAACTTACCCATAATTTTTTCTAAAACTGAAGTCTCAAACCATTGTTTTTGATATTCGTCTAGGCGATTCCAGCTATACAAAGTAATTCCTGTAGTGGCTATTAAGCCAATACCCAAGCTAATAGTTTGCTTTGGTAGCACAAGGTAATTAAAAACGGGTAGCTGTACAACAGTAGGCAAAACAATAATGCCAAAAATGCTAATCAAAGCTGCGCTTAACCAGGGAATCCATTCTCTTAACTGCTTTAAGGTATCTTGCCGTTCAAATAACCAGTAGCGCAACAGACTATATAAACCTGCTGCCACAATGGCACTGATTATAGGAGTTACAATCCAACCCAAACAGATCAAGCCGATATTGCCCCAGGCGATCGCTTCTTTACCAATAGCTATCCAGCTAAATCCTGCGATCGCACCTACGACTGCATGGGAAGAAGCCACGGGTAAACCTTTGCTGGTAGCAACCTGTAACCAAATACCACAGGAAAGCAAAACCGCAATCATGCCTACTAAAAACGTCTGGGGAGTATCGATAAACAAACTAGGGTTGGCCACCTTGGTGGCTAAGGTTGCCGATACCTGTTTACCAAATATTACCGCTCCCGTGAACTCTAAAATTCCAGCGATGATAACTGCTTGATTCAGGGTAATTGCTTTTGAACCGACGGATGTTCCCATAGAGTTCGCCACATCATTTGCACCCAAATTCCAGGCGACATAAGCAGCAAGCAGAGAAATTAAAACCAGAGCGAGAATGTTTATAGACAAAGGACTGTAAAATTTATTTAGGGTTGGAAACGACGAAGTTAGAAGTCAGAAGTTTTTGCGTACCTTGAGTGGTAACTTAGAACCAATACAATAGTTGTGATTAATACTGATTTAAATCAATCAATTAAATAGAATACGGTTATCGATTCCTAACTTTTCTGGTATTCATTATCTCGCTATTACGCTTAGATATAAATAGGTCGCTTTAGATATCAAAATTAAATTAAACATTGAAAAAAATGTATCAGCCCCTAGAATGCCGTCCAGATAGTTATTCCGAATGGTATCGACAAGGTAATCAGCTACGTTTAGAAGGCTATTATCAAGAAGCATTAACTAGCTATGAGCGCGCCATAAACTATAAACCTCTTGATTACTGGTCATGGTATCGCAAAGGTGCAGTTTTAGAAACTTTGGGCGAATATTCTCAGGCAATAGAATGTTATGCCTATGCTGCCAAGATAGAACCAAACAATTACTGGGCATGGTATGAACAAGGCTATATTTACTTTGTTGAATTAAACCAATACGATCTGGCGATCGCTTGTTTTACGAAAGCTCTAGCTGCCCATCCCCAAGATTACTGGGCAATTTACCGTATTGCCGAAGCTTGGCGTAAGTTAGAAGATTACGAACAGGCAATATCATACTACGAGCGGGCTTTAGAGTTGCGTCCGCAAGATTTTTGGTCTTTTTATCGTCGTGGCGAAGCACAACAGCACTGGGGTAAATTAGAATTGGCTTTGCAAAGTTACGACCACGCTTTAGATATTGAAGCTGATGATTACTGGGCTTGGTATCAAAAAGGCAGGGTTTTACAGCAGAAGAAGCAATATCAGCAGGCTATTTATAATTACAATCAAGCTCTAGAACTCGACGCTCGCTTCGATCCAGCTTGGTACCAGCTTGCTTGTTGCTATGCTCAACAGCATAATCATAATTGGGCAATTATGAGTTTAGAAAAAGCGGTCGATCTCAATCCAAAAAAATATTTAGAGTTAGCTACTGATGACCTTATTTGGCAAGAATTCCGTCGGCAAAGAGGGTTTCAACTGCTAATCATGAACAAAAGCGATCGCTATGGTTATTAAGCTTAAGTTAAAATAAAAACAAAAATTAACCAATACGTTTGCAGGAACTGCGATACCCTAGATTGGGTGATTTATTAGATTTTTTTAAGATACTGTTTATGACATCCTCAATTGAAACTTCTAAACGCACTGTGCGTATCGGCACACGGAAAAGCCAGCTTGCTTTGGTGCAAACCTACTGGGTAAAAGCAGAGTTAGAAAAGCATTTTCCCGATCTTGAATTTGAAGTCGAGAAAATGAGTACTAAAGGGGATAAGATTCTGGATGTTCCTTTGGCAAAAATCGGCGACAAAGGTTTGTTTACCAAAGAGCTAGAGACGGGAATGCTCAACAATCAAACGGATTTTGCGGTACATTCTCTCAAGGATCTACCGACTAATTTACCCGCAGGGTTGATGTTAGGTTGTGTAACTAAAAGAGAAGATCCTGCCGATGCTCTAGCGGTTAATGAAAAAAATAAGGATAGAAAACTAGAAACTCTTCCTGCTGGTGCGGTAATTGGTACGTCTTCCCTCAGACGTTTGGCACAGCTACGACACAGCTATCCTCATTTGGAATTTAAGGATATTCGCGGCAATGTCAATACTCGTTTGGCTAAATTAGATGCGGGAGAGTATGACGGGATTATTTTAGCGGTGGCTGGTTTGCAGCGATTAGATATGAGCGATCGCATTCACCAAATTATTTCTCCTGAAATTTCGCTTCATGCAGTGGGACAAGGTGCATTGGGTATTGAATGTCGTGCAGGCGATGAAGAAATTCTCAAGATTTTAAAAGCATTAGAAGATGCCGACAGTTGCGATCGCGCTTTGGCAGAAAGATCATTTTTGAGAGAGCTAGAAGGAGGTTGCCAAGTGCCAATTGGCGTTAATACCAGCATTGAAAATAATAATTTAACTATCAAAGGAATGGTAGCTAGTCTAGATGGATTAAGACTGATTAAGGACACCGTAAGCGGTGATCGTCACAATTCAGAGCAACTGGGCAAAGACTTGGCAGCTAAATTGCGAGAACAAGGAGCAGGTGATATACTGGCGGAAATTTTTGCTGAGGTTGGGCGAGATTAAATCAGCCTAACAACAAAAATTCAATCTTCCTTTGACTCTATTAGAATGATCGAGTATCACTTAAGTTGTCTAGTAATTTTTTTTGTATTAAATTATGAATATTAAAACTATCGCCATTCCCATGTTTGTTGCTCTATCTCTTTTATTTGGAGCCTGTGCAGACAAAACAGAAACCCCTAATGGGGTAGACGGTGCAGCAAATGACGCTGGAGGTGCCGTAAATGATGCTGGCGATGCCACTGGAGATGCTGTAAATGATGCTGGCGGTGCCATGAAAGATGGTGCAAATGACGCTGGAGATGCTATGAAAGATGCTGGAGGTGACATGAAAGATAAAGCTGGCGGTGCCATGGAAGATACTGGAGGTGCCATGAAAGACACTGGAAATGATATGAAAAATGATGGTAACAACTAAAGTACGAGGGATGCTATCAAAGATTTCGGGAACAAAGCTCCTTGAAGTAAAAGCAAATAAATCCTAATTGTCTAATGATTTTTAGCTGATTTTGAGCAATCTGACCATCTAACTGATATTATTTTCATATCAAGATAATAGGTATCGACTAGCTAAGGCTATCGATGCCTATTTTTTATCTTGTAGCTCTAGACTATATCTACTAAATTATTTAATAACTTAATATGACATTGCCAACTGATCTTTTCTTTTATGCCAAATGGTCAGGTATTGCGACAATTATTTGCCTTCTCGTAGCGATTGTATCTTTTGTCGTCGGTTGGGGGTTTCGCTTTCGTCTTGTAGGTGTAACCAGCTTTATGGGAGTTCTCACGACTGGAATATTTGCCCTGGGTTTAGGTTTATTTCCCCATGCAAAAATTCCTGGTGCAGCACGTTATTCCTTGATTTATGATAATGGGGCAAATCAAGCTGTAGTAGCCGTAGCTCCAGATATAGAGAAATCCGCTATCGAACCGACCTTGCTTCAGGCAGCCTCAGATCTATATTCTTATGGTAGGACTGGCGCAAATGGCGATAACCAGTTTACGATCAAATTGAGGACTGTTTTACATCCCCAGACGGGTGTTTCTCAACCTCTGTTTTTAGGAGAAGCAAAGCGATCGCTAATTACTAGAGAAGACAAAGATATTGAAATTAAGGTGTTTTCTCAGAATA
This DNA window, taken from Pleurocapsa sp. FMAR1, encodes the following:
- a CDS encoding MerR family transcriptional regulator, whose translation is MLISELSQKTGFSKDTIRFYEKTGLLNSNNKRAENNYRNYDDEVVSRLEFIKHGKALGFTLREIKQSMDEWDILSNEDKARLIRKKIEEMDEKIAQLQEYKCHLVEKLKRLESKG
- a CDS encoding SDR family NAD(P)-dependent oxidoreductase encodes the protein MQNSTKANKTVIITGATSGLGYSCAEAIARSGQDWQIIIASRNLSKVEEAVRTLIAETKYPNIEGMSLDLASTASVRQFVKNFLTGERPPLQAIVCNAGISLVSDTLYTEDGFEMTFGVNHLGHFLLVNLLLPQMSDRSGIVFVSSSVHDPDANTGMPHPQYQAAKALAFPTDDDNNANIGNTGRERYTTSKLCNILCAYELSRRLQKQQSNITVNAFNPGLMLDTKFYRDCSESEMSAFVANVPQSIMDSARDSKTMGNALARLILDPSLNGTTGKYFDGLEEVRSSDESYDEKKATELWESSAELLKLSPKEATLVQ
- a CDS encoding inorganic phosphate transporter gives rise to the protein MSINILALVLISLLAAYVAWNLGANDVANSMGTSVGSKAITLNQAVIIAGILEFTGAVIFGKQVSATLATKVANPSLFIDTPQTFLVGMIAVLLSCGIWLQVATSKGLPVASSHAVVGAIAGFSWIAIGKEAIAWGNIGLICLGWIVTPIISAIVAAGLYSLLRYWLFERQDTLKQLREWIPWLSAALISIFGIIVLPTVVQLPVFNYLVLPKQTISLGIGLIATTGITLYSWNRLDEYQKQWFETSVLEKIMGKFQVLSACFVAFAHGSNDVGNAIAPLAAIVYIFHTNEVPINSLEIPIWILVLGGLGIVAGLAVQGKNVIATVGENIITLVPSTGFCAEIATATTILLASRIGLPVSTSHALVGSVIGIGLISTNQEVRWSTIKSVVLAWVITLPVAAVLGAVIFSLLLPLF
- a CDS encoding tetratricopeptide repeat protein, which produces MYQPLECRPDSYSEWYRQGNQLRLEGYYQEALTSYERAINYKPLDYWSWYRKGAVLETLGEYSQAIECYAYAAKIEPNNYWAWYEQGYIYFVELNQYDLAIACFTKALAAHPQDYWAIYRIAEAWRKLEDYEQAISYYERALELRPQDFWSFYRRGEAQQHWGKLELALQSYDHALDIEADDYWAWYQKGRVLQQKKQYQQAIYNYNQALELDARFDPAWYQLACCYAQQHNHNWAIMSLEKAVDLNPKKYLELATDDLIWQEFRRQRGFQLLIMNKSDRYGY
- the hemC gene encoding hydroxymethylbilane synthase, which gives rise to MTSSIETSKRTVRIGTRKSQLALVQTYWVKAELEKHFPDLEFEVEKMSTKGDKILDVPLAKIGDKGLFTKELETGMLNNQTDFAVHSLKDLPTNLPAGLMLGCVTKREDPADALAVNEKNKDRKLETLPAGAVIGTSSLRRLAQLRHSYPHLEFKDIRGNVNTRLAKLDAGEYDGIILAVAGLQRLDMSDRIHQIISPEISLHAVGQGALGIECRAGDEEILKILKALEDADSCDRALAERSFLRELEGGCQVPIGVNTSIENNNLTIKGMVASLDGLRLIKDTVSGDRHNSEQLGKDLAAKLREQGAGDILAEIFAEVGRD
- a CDS encoding Ycf51 family protein: MTLPTDLFFYAKWSGIATIICLLVAIVSFVVGWGFRFRLVGVTSFMGVLTTGIFALGLGLFPHAKIPGAARYSLIYDNGANQAVVAVAPDIEKSAIEPTLLQAASDLYSYGRTGANGDNQFTIKLRTVLHPQTGVSQPLFLGEAKRSLITREDKDIEIKVFSQNINKLPPAKNT